Proteins from one Drosophila gunungcola strain Sukarami chromosome 2R unlocalized genomic scaffold, Dgunungcola_SK_2 000012F, whole genome shotgun sequence genomic window:
- the LOC128255981 gene encoding cytochrome P450 6a2 has product MLIVIYFVIAIMSLVAYLYHRNFNYWKRRGVAHEAPNPLYGNMAGFRKDRVMHDIFYDYYNKFRKSGNPFVGFYFLHKPAAFIVDPKLAKNILIRDFSNFADRGQFHNGRDDPLTQHLFNLDGKKWKDMRQRLSPTFTSGKMKYMFPSVIKVSEEFVKVMTEQVPATQNGTVLEIKELMARFTTDVIGTCAFGIECNTLRTPVTDFRTMGQKVFTDLRHGPLLTLFMFSFPKLAERLRMRLLPEDVHQFFMRLVNDTIALRERENFKRNDFMNLLIELKQKGSVTLDNGEVIEGLTIGELAAQVFVFYVAGFETSSSTMSYCLYELAQNQGIQDRLRTEIQTVLEEHEGQLTYESVKAMRYLNQIISETLRMYTLVPHLERKALNDYVVPGNPKFVIEKGTQILIPACAYHRDEDLYPDPETFDPERFSQEKVAARDSVEWLPFGDGPRNCIGMRFGQMQVRVGLAQIISRFKLSVCDQTEIPLTYTPMSLVLGTVGGIYLKVERI; this is encoded by the exons ATGCTGAtcgttatttattttgtgatcGCGATAATGTCGCTGGTGGCGTACCTGTACCACCGCAACTTCAACTACTGGAAGCGCCGGGGCGTGGCCCACGAGGCCCCGAATCCGTTGTACGGCAACATGGCCGGGTTCCGAAAGGACCGCGTGATGCACGACATCTTCTACGACTACTACAACAAGTTCCGGAAAAGCGGCAACCCCTTCGTGGGCTTCTACTTCCTGCACAAGCCGGCCGCCTTCATCGTGGACCCCAAGCTGGCCAAGAACATCCTGATCAGGGACTTCTCGAACTTCGCCGACCGCGGTCAGTTCCACAACGGACGCGACGACCCGCTTACCCAGCACCTGTTCAACCTGGACGGCAAGAAGTGGAAGGACATGCGCCAGCGGCTGTCGCCCACCTTCACCTCGGGCAAGATGAAGTACATGTTCCCCTCGGTGATCAAAGTGTCCGAGGAGTTCGTCAAGGTGATGACGGAGCAGGTGCCGGCCACCCAGAACGGCACTGTGCTCGAGATCAAGGAGCTGATGGCCCGCTTCACCACGGACGTGATCGGCACCTGTGCCTTCGGCATAGAGTGCAACACGCTCCGCACACCCGTAACCGATTTCCGGACCATGGGACAGAAGGTGTTCACCGACCTGCGCCACGGACCACTGCTCACCCTGTTCATGTTCAGTTTCCCCAAGCTGGCGGAGAGGCTGAGGATGCGCTTACTCCCCGAGGACGTCCACCAGTTCTTCATGCGTTTGGTCAACGACACGATCGCCCTCCGGGAGCGGGAGAACTTCAAGCGGAACGACTTCATGAACCTGCTGATCGAGCTGAAGCAGAAGGGCAGTGTGACCCTGGACAACGGGGAGGTGATCGAGGGACTGACCATTGGCGAGCTGGCAGCCCAGGTGTTTGTCTTTTACGTGGCCGGGTTCGAAACCTCCTCCTCGACCATGAGCTACTGCCTCTACGAGCTGGCCCAGAACCAGGGCATTCAGGACAGGCTGCGCACCGAGATCCAGACGGTGTTGGAGGAGCACGAGGGACAGCTGACCTACGAGTCCGTCAAGGCCATGCGCTACTTGAACCAGATCATCTCAG AGACTCTGAGGATGTACACCCTGGTGCCGCACCTCGAACGGAAGGCCCTCAACGACTACGTGGTGCCGGGCAACCCCAAGTTTGTGATCGAGAAGGGCACTCAGATCTTGATACCCGCCTGTGCCTATCACCGCGACGAGGATCTGTACCCGGATCCCGAGACTTTCGATCCCGAACGCTTCTCGCAGGAGAAGGTGGCCGCTCGCGACTCCGTGGAGTGGCTGCCTTTCGGCGACGGACCACGCAACTGCATCGGAATGCGTTTCGGGCAGATGCAGGTCCGCGTGGGTCTGGCCCAGATCATCAGCAGGTTCAAACTCTCCGTTTGCGACCAGACGGAGATCCCACTGACGTACACCCCCATGTCCCTCGTCTTGGGCACTGTTGGGGGCATCTACTTGAAGGTGGAGCGCATCTAA